GTGTCATCCAGATCGTCATCGCCACGGCGGGCCTGCGCCTGGGCGTACTGACCACGGCCACCTACACCATCGTCGTCCTGGTCGCGGTCGTGACCTCGGTGATGGCTCCCCCCCCGTCCTGTAAGCGGGCGCGTGAGGGCCTGCCGTCGCTTGCGATCAGCCGTGACGGACGGCCGATGAGGGTCACCGGCTACACCCGCCGCGAGACCTTCAACGAGGCCCGGTCGATCCTGCGTGACGCGATGGAGACCGGGGAGGCCGAACGCATCGGCCTGCCACGGGAGTTCATCATCGCTCTGCCAAAGGCTCAACGCGCCGACCGCACCCGCAACCCGTTCCCCGACCCGGTGGCCCGGGCCATGGCCGACGAGGAAAACCTCCAGGTACTCGACGACCGCTTCGACCCGAACGACATGGGCTATCGCGACATCTGGGAGGCCCTGGTGTTCACCGGCCGCCGGGCCTCGGAGATCACCGAACTGCGGCTGGAATGCACGTCGATCCACCGCAAGGTTCCCTTCCTCTGGCATGACCAGACGAAGGTGGGCAACCTCGACGAGGCCATCCGCATCCCGCAACGCCTCTACGAGCGGCTTCAACTGCGCAACCAGCGCACCGTCGAACGCTTCGAAGACCGCTACGGCCGCAGCCCCAGTGCGAAGGAACGCAAGGCGCTCGCCCTGTTCCCCTCGCCCCACAAGAATCCCGACGGCACGGTTGTGATCACCTACAGCATCTTCGGTGACGCCTTCAGGGACTGGCTGGAGGCGCTGGACATCGGCGCCTGGGTGCCCCATCAGGCCCGCCACACGCTGGCGACGAACCTGCTCAAGAGTGGCGCCGGCCTGCACCACATCAAGCAGTACCTCGGCCAGATCTCCGTACGGATGGCCGAGCACTACGCGAAGGTCGCGTCCTCGGAGGTCGACGACGCACTCGAGCGGGTCTGGGTCAGCGGACCGGGATCGGCCGAGCCGGGCCGGCTGCTCGCCTCGCCGTCCGAGCACATGACCCGGGCCGAAGCCCAGGCCATGGCCATCGACCTCGCGCGCCGCTGCACCCCGGCCGAGGGCGGATTCTGCACCTACCAGCCCGTGGTGCGAGGGGACGCGTGCCCGTGGGACCTGGACTGCCACAACTGCGACAAGTTCGTGATGTCCGGCGCCGACCTCTTGTACTGGCGTCGCAAGGCGGAGCAGTGGGCCTCGCTGGCCAAACGTGCCCCCGACGACCGCACGGCCGACTACCTGCACTCCGTATTCGAGCCCACCGCCCGCGCGATCGGCGGCTTGGAGAAGGCACTGGCCGGCCTCGGCATGCTGGAGGACGCCCTCGCCCTGGACCTGCGCCGGCCCCAAGACTACTTCGACCGCATGTGGTCCCAGCCTCGTGCGCGTCAAGAGCGTCGTCGACCAGCTCGCCAAGAGCGGCAGTGCGATCACCGTGGCCGAGGTCGCCCGGCAGGCGGACGTCTCACGCACTTTCCTCTACGAGCGCACCGAGGCCCGATCCATCGTCACCCAGGCCGCCGCTAGTACTGCAACGACACTCCGTGACTCGATGCGGTCGTCGTCGTTGCTGGTTTCGTGGTGGACGAGATAGTTGATGGTTGGTCAGATTTGTTCGGTGACTTCGTGGCGCGGTTCGCGGGACGCTTCGGGCGGGTGGAGTCGAGGCGGCGGATGGTGTCCTACCTGCGGGGACTGCTCAGCGAGGCGGAACGGAAGAACGGCTGGACCTTGGCCGAGGCCGCCGGCGACGACGGCCCCCAGGGGATGCAGCGGCTGCTGAACCACTACCTGTGGGACGCCGATGCCCTGCGGGACGACGTCCGCGACGCGGTCGTGGAGCAGATCGCAGATCCCGACCGGGGAATTCTGATCCTCGACGAGACGGGTTTCCTGAAGAAGGGCATCAAGTCGGCGGGTGTGGCCCGGCAGTACTCGGGGACGGCTGGCCGGATCGAGAATTCCCAGATCGGAGTGTTCCTGGCCTATGGATCCGACCGGGGGCGGGCACTGATCGACCGCGAGCTGTATCTCCCGAAGGACTGGATATCGAACCGCGAACGGTGCCGGGCTGCCGGAATCAGCGACGATATCGAGTTCGCCACCAAGCTACGGTGGGACACGAAGACCTCCGTGCGGTGCAGTCCTAGACAACTCCACCACACCGGAGGTCTTCGCCATTGATCAAGACCCAGCAGCTGTTAACAACGCTCGTGATCAATACACCTAGGGCTCGCGGGCTGCGGGCGCAGACGGATCAAGCCCAGCGCGACGCGGTTGAGGCGTCCTGGCGAGAACGCGCACTCAACACCGAGGAAGCCCTCAAGAACACCAACGCGGAGGTCGTCAACCAGCGAGAGCGCATCGCCGAACTCCTCGGCCAGATCGCTGCGCTGCAGGGCGAGTGGACCGATGCGGACGTCGTCCGCATCACCACCGCGAACGTCGCCCTGCAACGCGAGGTCAGATCGCTGACGGCCGAGCGGGAGCGCCTGACCAAGCGTCTCGCCGCGGCCCGGGACAACACGCGGTTCGCCGACAAACGCATCGCCGCACTCGAAGCCCAGATTGCCGAGCAGCTCACCGCCCCACCCACCTAGCGACGCTCGGCCCTCACTGCCAGGCTTGCAACCGGTACCCAGGTACAGGTTTACCGTCGAAGGTGTCTCCACCACCGGGGACGTGACGACGGGAGCGAGTGCGATGAGTGATCTTTCGTGGGTGCCGCAGTCCTGCACGCTGCCCACCGAGGAGCAGCCACTGCGGGTCGCCGAATGGGATGCGCTGTTCACCGGGCGCCTGCAGGAGCTGTCCCGGCCGCAGCAGCTCCACGCGTCGTGGCGGGCGCCCTGGTGTGCCTCGTCGGCATGGCCGTGATCATGTGCGCCCCGCGCGGGAACTGACCACGCTCCCCGAAAGCGTGCGCATTGCCGGTTGACCAGCGGTTCCTTGCTCACGCGGCTGCCGCGCATGTGCACTATAGGGAGCGTGACTTCATGAGCACTGGCTCCTGCGGAAACACCGGATTCCGCGCCTGGTGAGCAGCGCGTGTGCTCGGTGATCATGAGCAGCATGGCCCGACAGGCTCTGAGCGGTCGTCACTTCGGGTAGCCGGCTCCGATTCTTGGGCGGCAAGCAGGTTTTTGCCACGCTCTCCTCTGGAAGCTGGAGGGAAGGGGGTGAGCTTCAATGGTCTCGACGAGCGCCGGGTCGCTTGCGTTTCCTGCCCCGCCGGACAAGCGAAGAGCGGAGGATAGGTGACAGGCCATCTGTATCAGTGGCACTCAACCGGCAAGCAGACCAATACTCGCCAATTCCATTCCTTGGGCAGTTCGCTGAGTCGGGCGCACCCGGAATGGGCGCCCGGCCACCTTCGGCAGCGGGAGGCCCCATTGCGCATGCCGCGCCGGGCTGGTTACAGTCACCATCGCGCTCAACTTGAGCGATTGAGGAGGTTATGCCCGAGATGAATAGTTCCGAGGAGCAGGAAACGGACCTCGCCTACATTGATGAGACCGACCTGGCAGCAGTGTACGGCGGTGGTGTCGGTCACCACCAGACCCACGGGCACGCTACTGCGGACTGAACGCTGTGGCGCGCGGGTAATCCCTCGCGCGCCACTCCCTTCTGTTCGATCCCCGTCCTTTGGTGTCGCGCTGCTTGAGGCTTGTATTCGGACGTTTCCAAGAGTTTGAGAATACGCCTACGCAAGAAGGCGAGGTTATGGCAGCTTCACGCCCCGAAGGCAAGGCAAGCGAGTTTCACCTCGACGATACGCGGCGGGGTGAGACGCCCCGCATGGAGTCGCCAATCGACAGCTTTGGGCGAAATTACCTGAAGCAGTACGGCTTCGAGTGGGAACGTGACGCTGTTCGTGTCCGTGTGCAAAGCGATTTGATGCCGCTGAACGAGCGTCTGAGTGTATCGAATGGAGTGCGGCCGGCCGATGACCCGCGTTACCGGTCCCATGCTTCTGTGCCGATGTGGCCCTGGCGCACACTCGACGCTGCCGAATGCGAGACGCTGTGTGCGCCGCCCGGGCAATGGGATATGCGCCGAATGGTTGGCGTCTGCCGTTTCCCCCCTTCGGTGCATCGCGCACTCGTCCGCGTGGCACTCGCTTACGCGAATGCCTTCAACGCGCACGATGAACAGGGTGTTGACGTAGTCAATCG
Above is a genomic segment from Streptomyces sp. NBC_01454 containing:
- a CDS encoding tyrosine-type recombinase/integrase, which codes for MSSHKGKLHGGIRPLFFATAGLHIDLAALAHPVMAVAALAVLAVAVLGKFAGVFLGALLARLGVWEALAMGAGMNARGVIQIVIATAGLRLGVLTTATYTIVVLVAVVTSVMAPPPSCKRAREGLPSLAISRDGRPMRVTGYTRRETFNEARSILRDAMETGEAERIGLPREFIIALPKAQRADRTRNPFPDPVARAMADEENLQVLDDRFDPNDMGYRDIWEALVFTGRRASEITELRLECTSIHRKVPFLWHDQTKVGNLDEAIRIPQRLYERLQLRNQRTVERFEDRYGRSPSAKERKALALFPSPHKNPDGTVVITYSIFGDAFRDWLEALDIGAWVPHQARHTLATNLLKSGAGLHHIKQYLGQISVRMAEHYAKVASSEVDDALERVWVSGPGSAEPGRLLASPSEHMTRAEAQAMAIDLARRCTPAEGGFCTYQPVVRGDACPWDLDCHNCDKFVMSGADLLYWRRKAEQWASLAKRAPDDRTADYLHSVFEPTARAIGGLEKALAGLGMLEDALALDLRRPQDYFDRMWSQPRARQERRRPARQERQCDHRGRGRPAGGRLTHFPLRAHRGPIHRHPGRR